The following coding sequences are from one Verrucosispora sp. WMMD573 window:
- a CDS encoding YfbM family protein produces the protein MLGVHFAIAPEQERSLLAAGDSDAVDELIEKIEESWAEDGLKVDTDKAWDGIHRCLTDGALKPDGGEYPLSHAVLGGRRLHDEYVVVYLTVDKARDVAAALQSVDRCQLRQRFDAIDDPDYRGALDDADFDYTWDNFVEVRALYKRAAAAGRAVVFTAT, from the coding sequence GTGTTGGGAGTGCACTTCGCGATCGCGCCGGAGCAGGAGCGGTCGCTGCTCGCGGCCGGCGACAGCGACGCGGTTGACGAACTTATCGAGAAGATCGAGGAGTCGTGGGCCGAGGACGGCCTGAAGGTCGATACCGACAAGGCATGGGACGGCATCCACCGGTGCCTGACCGACGGCGCCCTCAAACCTGACGGTGGTGAGTATCCGTTGAGCCATGCGGTGCTCGGCGGGCGCCGGCTGCACGACGAGTACGTCGTGGTCTACCTCACGGTGGACAAGGCCCGGGACGTGGCCGCCGCTCTGCAGTCCGTCGACCGATGCCAGCTGCGCCAGCGGTTCGACGCAATCGACGACCCCGACTATCGCGGTGCCCTCGACGACGCCGACTTCGACTACACCTGGGACAACTTCGTCGAGGTTCGGGCGCTCTACAAGCGGGCCGCGGCCGCTGGGCGTGCCGTGGTCTTCACAGCCACCTGA
- a CDS encoding barstar family protein, with amino-acid sequence MTDDAWHGLSDPLLVCSRGFVVELAAVLPTSGRFVVARLDGMRMADAGHVFYDFSDALFFPSYFGWNWNALSDCLRDLRWLPADGYLVIVDNATQLLSDSIQDRHTLFRVLARAVRHWASPLGRPQGQVTPFMVLLLSDGDDEAVQLRQDIAQALSGGH; translated from the coding sequence ATGACGGACGACGCGTGGCACGGTTTGAGTGATCCGCTCCTGGTCTGCTCACGCGGCTTCGTGGTGGAGTTGGCGGCGGTGTTACCGACGTCCGGCAGGTTCGTCGTCGCCCGCCTTGACGGTATGAGGATGGCGGATGCCGGCCATGTCTTCTACGACTTCTCGGACGCGTTGTTCTTCCCCAGCTACTTCGGCTGGAACTGGAACGCCCTGTCCGACTGCCTCCGAGATCTGCGCTGGCTGCCGGCGGACGGCTACCTGGTGATCGTCGACAACGCAACCCAGTTGTTGTCGGACAGCATCCAGGACCGGCACACGCTCTTCCGTGTCCTCGCCCGGGCAGTTCGCCACTGGGCGAGCCCGCTCGGCCGACCGCAAGGGCAGGTGACCCCGTTCATGGTGTTGCTGCTGTCCGACGGCGACGACGAGGCGGTGCAGCTACGGCAGGACATCGCGCAGGCATTGTCCGGTGGGCACTGA
- a CDS encoding YciI family protein has product MEFFCYHRDRPGSTPLRSQMVEQHWSYMDQFAATMIARGPTFTSDGTLTGSVHILDLPDPTAARTFAFEEPGYQAGAYRDVLLRRWHNSLGRTMWDFSGGWPDDNRYLVLGFTLEPAADATELPLRDELIASGPLLSDDGSLVLGAAVLLEAPDGDGAREVLSADRYAGIEVHQWRFGGRPN; this is encoded by the coding sequence ATGGAATTCTTCTGCTACCACCGCGATCGCCCCGGTTCGACGCCGCTGCGGAGCCAGATGGTGGAGCAGCATTGGTCGTACATGGATCAGTTCGCCGCGACGATGATCGCCCGCGGCCCTACCTTCACCAGCGACGGAACTCTGACCGGCAGCGTGCACATCCTCGATCTGCCAGATCCCACCGCTGCCCGCACCTTTGCCTTCGAGGAGCCCGGTTACCAGGCTGGTGCCTACCGCGACGTGCTGCTGCGACGGTGGCACAACTCCCTGGGTCGCACGATGTGGGATTTCAGTGGCGGCTGGCCTGACGACAACCGCTACCTCGTCCTCGGGTTCACCTTGGAACCAGCAGCGGACGCCACCGAACTACCGCTCCGCGACGAGCTGATTGCCAGTGGGCCGCTCTTGTCCGACGACGGTTCCCTGGTGCTCGGGGCGGCAGTTCTGCTGGAAGCGCCCGACGGAGACGGCGCGCGGGAAGTCCTCTCCGCTGATCGATACGCCGGAATCGAGGTGCATCAGTGGCGGTTCGGTGGGCGACCGAACTGA